In Oryza brachyantha chromosome 1, ObraRS2, whole genome shotgun sequence, the following are encoded in one genomic region:
- the LOC102700853 gene encoding UDP-glucuronic acid decarboxylase 4, with protein sequence MASELTYRGGVAPGSAPDGGGYSPKPSKPLSWLTRAARYAAAEHRPVFALAGMLFAAALFSLYAPSGPQQSSAGGGGVAATFGHLSSLPSSSMRGSAGGKVPLGLRRRALRVLVTGGAGFVGSHLVDRLVERGDSVIVVDNFFTGRKDNVAHHLANPRFEVIRHDVVEPILLEVDQIYHLACPASPVHYKYNPIKTIKTNVVGTLNMLGLAKRIGARFLLTSTSEVYGDPLQHPQVETYWGNVNPIGVRSCYDEGKRTAETLTMDYHRGANLEVRIARIFNTYGPRMCIDDGRVVSNFVAQALRKEPLTVYGDGKQTRSFQYVSDLVEGLMSLMEGEHIGPFNLGNPGEFTMLELAKVVQDTIDSNARIEFRPNTADDPHKRKPDITRAKELLGWEPKVPLREGLPLMVTDFRKRIFGDQEA encoded by the exons ATGGCGTCGGAGCTCACGtaccgcggcggcgtggcccCGGGCTCCGCCCCCGACGGCGGGGGGTACTCCCCCAAGCCCTCCAAGCCGCTCTCCTGGCTcacccgcgccgcccgctacgccgccgccgagcaccgCCCCGTCTTCGCCCTCGCCGGGAtgctcttcgccgccgcgctgttcTCCCTGTACGCCCCCTCCGGCCCGCAGCAGTCCTCCGCTGGGGGCGGTGGGGTCGCGGCCACATTCGGCCACCTCTCCTCGctcccgtcgtcgtcgatgcgCGGGTCCGCCGGCGGTAAGGTGCCGCTGGgcctccgccggcgcgcgcTGCGGGTGCTCGTCACGGGCGGCGCCGGGTTCGTCGGGAGCCACCTCGTGGACCGGCTGGTGGAGCGCGGCGACAGTGTGATCGTGGTGGACAACTTCTTCACGGGGCGCAAGGACAACGTGGCGCACCACCTCGCGAACCCGCGCTTCGAGGTGATCCGGCACGACGTCGTCGAGCCCATCCTGCTCGAGGTCGACCAGATCTACCACCTCGCCTGCCCCGCCAGCCCCGTGCACTACAAGTACAACCCCATCAAGACCATC AAGACCAATGTGGTTGGAACACTGAACATGCTTGGATTGGCCAAGAGGATTGGGGCAAGGTTTCTCCTGACCAGTACCAGTGAGGTCTATGGTGATCCCCTCCAGCACCCTCAGGTGGAGACTTACTGGGGCAATGTCAACCCCATTG GTGTTAGAAGCTGCTATGATGAGGGCAAGCGCACAGCCGAAACATTGACCATGGACTACCACCGTGGTGCCAACCTTGAG GTGAGGATTGCTCGAATTTTTAACACATATGGTCCTCGCATGTGCATTGACGATGGCCGTGTTGTCAGCAACTTCGTTGCTCAG GCACTAAGGAAAGAGCCTTTGACTGTCTATGGTGATGGCAAGCAGACTAGGAGCTTTCAATATGTCTCTGATTTG GTGGAAGGTTTGATGAGCTTGATGGAAGGAGAGCATATAGGACCATTTAATCTGGGTAATCCTGGTGAGTTCACCATGCTGGAGTTGGCTAAGGTTGTCCAGGACACCATTGACTCAAATGCTCGCATCGAGTTCCGTCCAAACACTGCTGATGATCCACACAAGCGCAAACCTGATATCACCCGTGCGAAAGAGCTCCTGGGCTGGGAGCCCAAGGTTCCCCTGCGGGAGGGTCTTCCCCTCATGGTTACCGACTTCCGCAAACGCATCTTTGGTGATCAGGAAGCCTAA
- the LOC102701130 gene encoding probable sarcosine oxidase isoform X1 yields the protein MAAAAASAGGAGRFDFDVIVVGAGIMGSCAAHAAASRGARALLLERFDLLHHLGSSHGASRTIRDAYAKAHYPPMVRLARRLWADAEAESGYRVLTPAPQLTMGPRGDASLLAAVENSGAGEVDLAVRWGGAFRGVPDGWVAAVSEHGGGVLNATKAVAMFQALAVKEGGVIRDNAEVVGIVKKEGEAGVFVKTSGGEEFHGAKCVVTVGAWTSKLVRSVAGVDLPIQPLHMLVLYWKIKPGRERELTAEAGFPTFSSYGEPHVYSTPSLELPGLIKINYDGGPPCDPDSRDWATGGGDVASHVARWIEAFMPDHVETAGGPVVRQPCMYSMTPDKDFVIDFLGGEYGKDVVVGAGFSGHGFKMGPTVGRILAEMAMDGGTKTAAEAGVELRHFRISRFEGNAIGQQMDHGVTLTAASPPLLHPFSVACCAVTAAVLRLASPSRSCSAKCRPRWKWKQINF from the exons AtggccgcagccgcagcgtccgccggcggcgccggccggttCGACTTCGACGTGATCGTGGTGGGCGCGGGCATCATGGGCAGCTgcgcggcgcacgcggcggcgtcccgcggcgcgcgcgcgctgctCCTGGAGCGCTTCGACCTGCTCCACCACCTCGGCTCGTCGCACGGCGCGTCCCGCACCATCCGCGACGCCTACGCCAAGGCGCACTACCCGCCGATGGTGCGCCTCGCCCGCCGCCTCTGGGCGGACGCCGAGGCCGAGTCCGGCTACCGCGTGCTCACCCCGGCGCCGCAGCTCACCATGGGCCCGCGCGGCGACGCctcgctgctcgccgccgtcgagaacTCCGGCGCGGGCGAGGTGGACCTCGCCGTGAGGTGGGGCGGCGCGTTCCGCGGCGTCCCCGACGGGTGGGTGGCGGCCGTCAGCGAGCACGGGGGCGGCGTGCTGAACGCGACCAAGGCGGTGGCCATGTTCCAGGCTCTCGCCGTCAAGGAGGGCGGCGTCATCAGGGACAATGCGGAGGTCGTCGGCATCGTCAAGAAGGAAGGCGAGGCCGGAGTCTTCGTGaagacgagcggcggcgaggagttCCACGGCGCCAAGTGCGTCGTGACGGTGGGCGCCTGGACCAGCAAGCTGGTCAGgtccgtcgccggcgtggacCTCCCCATCCAGCCGCTCCACATGCTCGTCCTGTACTGGAAGATCAAGCCCGGCCGTGAGCGCGAGCTCACGGCGGAGGCCGGCTTCCCGACGTTCTCCAGCTACGGCGAGCCGCACGTGTACAGCACGCCGTCGCTGGAGCTCCCGGGCCTGATCAAGATCAACTACGACGGCGGCCCGCCGTGCGACCCGGACAGCCGGGACtgggccaccggcggcggcgacgtggccTCCCACGTCGCCCGGTGGATCGAGGCGTTCATGCCGGACCACGTGGAGACCGCCGGCGGGCCGGTCGTGCGGCAGCCGTGCATGTACTCCATGACGCCGGACAAGGACTTCGTGATCGACTTCCTCGGCGGGGAGTACGGCAAGGACGTGGTGGTTGGAGCCGGGTTCTCCGGCCACGGGTTCAAGATGGGGCCGACGGTGGGGAGGATCTTGGCCGAGATGGCCATGGACGGCGggacgaagacggcggcggaggccggggTGGAGCTCCGGCACTTCAGGATCAGCCGCTTCGAGGGCAACGCCATCG GTCAGCAGATGGATCATGGTGTGACGTTGACTGCTGCATCCCCTCCATTGCTACATCCTTTTTCTGTTGCTTGCTGCGCGGTGACCGCTGCAGTTCTCCGACTTGCTTCGCCGTCTAGAAGCTGCTCGGCGAAATGTCGGCCTCGGTGGAAGTGGAAGCAAATCAACTTCTGA
- the LOC102701130 gene encoding probable sarcosine oxidase isoform X2 has translation MAAAAASAGGAGRFDFDVIVVGAGIMGSCAAHAAASRGARALLLERFDLLHHLGSSHGASRTIRDAYAKAHYPPMVRLARRLWADAEAESGYRVLTPAPQLTMGPRGDASLLAAVENSGAGEVDLAVRWGGAFRGVPDGWVAAVSEHGGGVLNATKAVAMFQALAVKEGGVIRDNAEVVGIVKKEGEAGVFVKTSGGEEFHGAKCVVTVGAWTSKLVRSVAGVDLPIQPLHMLVLYWKIKPGRERELTAEAGFPTFSSYGEPHVYSTPSLELPGLIKINYDGGPPCDPDSRDWATGGGDVASHVARWIEAFMPDHVETAGGPVVRQPCMYSMTPDKDFVIDFLGGEYGKDVVVGAGFSGHGFKMGPTVGRILAEMAMDGGTKTAAEAGVELRHFRISRFEGNAIACNCRSADGSWCDVDCCIPSIATSFFCCLLRGDRCSSPTCFAV, from the exons AtggccgcagccgcagcgtccgccggcggcgccggccggttCGACTTCGACGTGATCGTGGTGGGCGCGGGCATCATGGGCAGCTgcgcggcgcacgcggcggcgtcccgcggcgcgcgcgcgctgctCCTGGAGCGCTTCGACCTGCTCCACCACCTCGGCTCGTCGCACGGCGCGTCCCGCACCATCCGCGACGCCTACGCCAAGGCGCACTACCCGCCGATGGTGCGCCTCGCCCGCCGCCTCTGGGCGGACGCCGAGGCCGAGTCCGGCTACCGCGTGCTCACCCCGGCGCCGCAGCTCACCATGGGCCCGCGCGGCGACGCctcgctgctcgccgccgtcgagaacTCCGGCGCGGGCGAGGTGGACCTCGCCGTGAGGTGGGGCGGCGCGTTCCGCGGCGTCCCCGACGGGTGGGTGGCGGCCGTCAGCGAGCACGGGGGCGGCGTGCTGAACGCGACCAAGGCGGTGGCCATGTTCCAGGCTCTCGCCGTCAAGGAGGGCGGCGTCATCAGGGACAATGCGGAGGTCGTCGGCATCGTCAAGAAGGAAGGCGAGGCCGGAGTCTTCGTGaagacgagcggcggcgaggagttCCACGGCGCCAAGTGCGTCGTGACGGTGGGCGCCTGGACCAGCAAGCTGGTCAGgtccgtcgccggcgtggacCTCCCCATCCAGCCGCTCCACATGCTCGTCCTGTACTGGAAGATCAAGCCCGGCCGTGAGCGCGAGCTCACGGCGGAGGCCGGCTTCCCGACGTTCTCCAGCTACGGCGAGCCGCACGTGTACAGCACGCCGTCGCTGGAGCTCCCGGGCCTGATCAAGATCAACTACGACGGCGGCCCGCCGTGCGACCCGGACAGCCGGGACtgggccaccggcggcggcgacgtggccTCCCACGTCGCCCGGTGGATCGAGGCGTTCATGCCGGACCACGTGGAGACCGCCGGCGGGCCGGTCGTGCGGCAGCCGTGCATGTACTCCATGACGCCGGACAAGGACTTCGTGATCGACTTCCTCGGCGGGGAGTACGGCAAGGACGTGGTGGTTGGAGCCGGGTTCTCCGGCCACGGGTTCAAGATGGGGCCGACGGTGGGGAGGATCTTGGCCGAGATGGCCATGGACGGCGggacgaagacggcggcggaggccggggTGGAGCTCCGGCACTTCAGGATCAGCCGCTTCGAGGGCAACGCCATCG CCTGCAACTGCAGGTCAGCAGATGGATCATGGTGTGACGTTGACTGCTGCATCCCCTCCATTGCTACATCCTTTTTCTGTTGCTTGCTGCGCGGTGACCGCTGCAGTTCTCCGACTTGCTTCGCCGTCTAG
- the LOC102705856 gene encoding one cut domain family member 3 has product MRCASRGSFPNPNPNPDASPPPPPMTPRAPSMRHHPPHLLLAEVVASWHPFHKKPCLSDRSTAPASAHLADAETPTPPLSASGGGSFRWLGPRKRRRRGGGSRSVSGRSSDRRRSGTCSDFHVTCGAGGGGATDSSGEMWASDVGEVRMRDVPMATEFGPAPVGGAGSGSGGAGAAAEVAAVDSGYGSEPGYRGDVELGYGDEIEEEEEDGRQQLFFWGEEIGDCIADMNKMGIAGDNNFGEQKSHHRCRRKKHDVRMLDSLR; this is encoded by the exons ATGAGGTGTGCGTCGCGTGGTTCCTTCCCCAACCCAAACCCTAACCCCGatgcttcgccgccgccgccgccgatgaccccgcgcgcgccgtcgATGCGTCACCACCCGccgcacctcctcctcgccgaagTCGTCGCCTCCTGGCACCCCTTCCATAAGAAGCCCTGCCTGTCCGACCGCTCCACCGCTCCCGCATCCGCTCACCTCGCCGACGCGGAGACCCCgacccctcccctctccgccagcggcggcgggtcgTTCCGGTGGCTCGGCCCCCgcaagcgccgccgccgcggagggggCTCGCGGTCGGTGTCCGGCCGCAGCAGCGATCGACGCAGATCCGGCACCTGCTCCGACTTCCACGTCAcgtgcggcgccggcggcggcggcgcgactgACTCCAGCGGCGAGATGTGGGCCTCGGATGTCGGGGAGGTGCGGATGAGGGACGTCCCGATGGCGACGGAGTTCGGCCCTGCGCCCGTTGGAGGGGCTGGATCCGGGTCTGGTGGggcgggcgccgcggcggaggtggccgCGGTGGATTCCGGATATGGTAGCGAGCCGGGGTACCGGGGAGACGTGGAGCTTGGGTATGGGGATGAGattgaggaggaggaagaggacggAAGGCAGCAGCTGTTCTTCTGGGGCGAGGAAATCGGAG ATTGTATTGCAGATATGAATAAGATGGGCATTGCTGGTGACAATAATTTTGGGGAGCAGAAGAGTCATCACCGTTGTAGGCGCAAGAAGCATGATGTGAGGATGCTGGACTCCTTGAgatga